From one Pseudactinotalea sp. HY158 genomic stretch:
- a CDS encoding MerR family transcriptional regulator — protein sequence MHSIHEVVRTTGLTSRTLRHYDRIGLLRPTTTGPGGLRHYDRAALVRLQRILLWRELGIPLARIKELLAGQTDDLLALREQRESLERESARINDQRRAVDTTIAALENGETLMPEEMFNGFDHTVYDAEVRERWGDEAADRSNRWWEGLGEPEKDGFRREVAHLNSSWDDVIASGAPPTSPAAQQVAARHLAWLRSAWQGRELTAEVVRDLADMYVADPRFAKNYTRRSPEGARFVRDALHHHVEVAGV from the coding sequence ATGCACTCGATCCACGAGGTGGTCCGCACGACCGGCCTCACCTCCCGCACCCTGCGCCACTACGACCGCATCGGCCTGCTTCGACCCACGACGACCGGCCCGGGCGGGCTGCGCCACTACGACCGGGCCGCCCTCGTGCGCCTGCAGCGCATCCTGCTGTGGCGCGAGCTGGGCATCCCGCTCGCACGCATCAAGGAGCTGCTCGCCGGCCAGACCGACGACCTCCTCGCCCTGCGCGAGCAGCGGGAGAGCCTCGAGCGCGAGAGCGCCCGCATCAACGACCAACGACGCGCGGTCGACACCACGATCGCCGCCCTCGAGAATGGAGAGACCCTCATGCCGGAAGAGATGTTCAACGGATTCGACCACACCGTCTACGACGCCGAGGTCCGCGAGCGCTGGGGAGACGAGGCCGCCGACCGCTCCAACCGCTGGTGGGAGGGCCTCGGCGAGCCGGAGAAGGACGGCTTCCGCCGTGAGGTCGCGCACCTCAACTCGAGTTGGGACGACGTCATCGCCTCGGGCGCGCCGCCCACCTCTCCCGCGGCTCAGCAGGTCGCGGCCCGGCACCTTGCCTGGCTGCGCTCGGCCTGGCAGGGCCGGGAGCTGACGGCCGAGGTCGTTCGCGACCTCGCGGACATGTACGTGGCCGACCCCAGGTTCGCGAAGAACTACACCCGTCGCTCGCCCGAGGGCGCCCGGTTCGTGCGCGACGCCCTCCACCACCACGTCGAGGTCGCCGGAGTGTAG
- a CDS encoding dihydrodipicolinate synthase family protein produces MDGVVTLPDELSVLTAAIATPLRPDESLDEGVLFELTTRYLERGIEGLYCCGSSGEGVLLSTEERKRVVATVARAVGGRVPVVAHIGGGATRDAIELGRHAAEAGVTAVSMIPPTYYRFGQDAVVEHYAAVMRAVELPMIVYNIPQFTGTEFTPESIRPLLENDQVVGVKHTAHNMFSLQQMAARFPGKAFINGFDEVFVASLAAGARGTIGTTVGLQYELFAAARRRFDSGDVDGARQVQGRINDIIRELVDIDVFPAAKYVSGRDAAGLGSLGSCRRPFVPLSQAARARLDRLDERLTEYLRLTAHEERSARV; encoded by the coding sequence GTGGACGGCGTGGTGACCCTGCCGGACGAGCTGTCGGTCCTGACGGCGGCGATCGCCACGCCGCTTCGCCCCGACGAATCCCTCGATGAGGGAGTCCTGTTCGAGCTGACGACCCGCTATCTCGAGCGCGGCATCGAGGGGCTCTACTGCTGTGGGTCCTCCGGTGAGGGCGTGCTCCTGTCGACCGAGGAGCGAAAGAGGGTCGTTGCGACCGTCGCTCGTGCGGTCGGGGGACGGGTGCCCGTCGTGGCGCACATCGGCGGCGGGGCCACCCGCGATGCGATCGAACTCGGACGTCATGCGGCGGAGGCGGGCGTGACGGCGGTATCGATGATCCCGCCCACCTACTATCGCTTCGGTCAGGACGCGGTGGTCGAGCACTACGCTGCGGTTATGCGGGCCGTCGAATTGCCGATGATCGTGTACAACATTCCACAATTCACCGGTACGGAGTTCACGCCCGAATCGATCCGGCCACTCCTGGAGAACGATCAGGTGGTCGGTGTCAAACATACCGCCCACAACATGTTCTCGCTGCAGCAGATGGCGGCCCGGTTTCCCGGAAAGGCATTCATCAACGGATTCGACGAAGTCTTCGTCGCCTCGCTCGCGGCAGGTGCCCGGGGGACGATCGGAACCACGGTGGGGCTGCAGTACGAACTGTTCGCGGCCGCGCGACGACGATTCGATTCTGGCGATGTCGACGGTGCTCGACAGGTGCAGGGCCGAATCAACGACATCATCCGGGAGCTCGTGGATATCGATGTGTTCCCGGCCGCCAAGTACGTGTCGGGCCGCGACGCTGCGGGCCTGGGCAGCCTCGGATCGTGCAGACGGCCGTTCGTTCCGTTGTCACAGGCTGCTCGGGCCCGTCTCGATCGACTCGACGAACGGTTGACGGAGTACCTCCGGCTGACCGCGCACGAGGAGCGTTCTGCCCGGGTGTGA
- a CDS encoding SDR family oxidoreductase, which yields MTDIFDVTDRIVLITGGFGQIGQEFVREFHARGARIAVASRGAGPDLMRSTFPDLGSDRVLPVPIDITDKLSVEAGLDAIEERWGDSPDILINNAGLDTQPSAPPEVSGPFEDFPIDVFRDVVDVNLVGTFIMTQAVGSRMRERDKPGSIVNVGSIYGMVSPVQDIYAYKEEATGTPFIKPVAYAAAKSGVYNLTRYCATYWGRHRVRVNTLTPSGVGRDTQDAQFQTNYTARIPIGRMARADEFNGAVVFLASDASRYMTGSNLVVDGGWTAW from the coding sequence ATGACAGACATCTTCGACGTCACGGACCGCATCGTGCTGATCACCGGTGGCTTCGGTCAGATCGGCCAGGAGTTCGTCAGGGAGTTCCACGCGCGCGGAGCCCGGATCGCCGTCGCCTCGCGCGGCGCGGGCCCGGACCTCATGAGGAGCACCTTTCCCGACCTCGGGAGTGACCGCGTGCTGCCGGTCCCCATCGACATCACCGACAAACTCAGCGTCGAGGCGGGACTCGACGCCATCGAGGAGCGCTGGGGTGATAGTCCCGACATCCTGATCAATAACGCCGGTCTCGACACGCAGCCGAGTGCCCCGCCGGAGGTTTCTGGACCCTTCGAGGACTTCCCGATCGACGTGTTCAGGGACGTCGTCGATGTCAACCTGGTGGGCACCTTCATCATGACGCAGGCAGTCGGATCGAGGATGCGCGAGCGTGACAAGCCCGGTTCGATCGTCAACGTCGGCTCGATCTACGGGATGGTCTCTCCCGTCCAGGACATCTACGCATACAAGGAGGAGGCCACGGGGACGCCGTTCATCAAGCCGGTCGCCTACGCCGCCGCCAAGTCCGGTGTCTACAACCTCACCCGCTATTGCGCGACCTACTGGGGGCGTCATCGCGTTCGGGTGAACACCCTGACACCGTCCGGTGTCGGCCGAGACACGCAGGACGCGCAATTTCAAACGAACTACACCGCCAGGATCCCGATCGGACGGATGGCCCGGGCGGACGAGTTCAACGGTGCCGTCGTGTTCCTCGCGTCCGACGCATCGCGCTACATGACCGGGTCCAACCTCGTCGTCGACGGCGGGTGGACGGCGTGGTGA
- a CDS encoding mandelate racemase/muconate lactonizing enzyme family protein: MKIESISAQLSRMPLPKGPWGDQIHHVTDIEILLVDITTDSGLVGTGFSHTSGVGGRTMRAMLDELTPTLIGKDVNPRKVWHEAWQYLRDNGPGGVTTLTLAAVDLALWDLLGKHHDLSLPALLGQVHDRIPLYGSGINLNLSVDELVEQVQEWKAAGFFAGKVKVGKPDIEEDYFRLRKIREAVGSYPLMIDANQGWTYARAQQALNRFADLDLYWVEEPFRVDDVVSHSRLKRHTATPIGLGENLYTLQQFNEYLTADACDFIQADLGRVGGITPYMDIAALGRAFNAPMIPHFVMELSATVLCAVPNALGAEMTDGGTLTELGVIEPHVHVDGYFVPRSTPGLGLEFNRALLSKNAI, from the coding sequence GTGAAGATTGAATCGATCAGTGCCCAGTTGTCGCGCATGCCGCTCCCGAAGGGGCCGTGGGGGGACCAGATCCACCACGTGACCGACATCGAGATCCTTCTCGTCGACATCACCACGGACAGCGGTCTCGTCGGTACGGGGTTCAGCCATACGTCGGGCGTCGGCGGTCGGACGATGCGCGCGATGCTCGACGAACTCACCCCGACTCTCATCGGCAAGGATGTCAACCCTCGAAAGGTGTGGCACGAGGCGTGGCAGTATCTGCGCGACAACGGCCCCGGCGGGGTGACGACGCTCACGCTCGCGGCCGTGGACCTCGCTCTATGGGATCTGTTGGGCAAGCACCACGATCTCAGCCTCCCGGCGCTCCTCGGGCAGGTACACGACCGCATCCCCCTGTATGGCAGCGGGATCAACCTGAATCTGTCCGTCGACGAATTGGTCGAACAGGTACAGGAGTGGAAGGCTGCCGGCTTCTTCGCCGGCAAGGTGAAGGTGGGCAAGCCGGACATCGAGGAGGACTACTTCCGTCTGCGCAAGATCCGAGAGGCGGTCGGGAGCTACCCGCTCATGATCGACGCGAACCAAGGGTGGACCTACGCGCGGGCTCAGCAGGCACTGAACCGGTTCGCGGATCTCGATCTGTACTGGGTCGAGGAGCCGTTCCGGGTCGATGACGTCGTGTCCCATTCGCGGCTCAAGCGCCACACTGCGACGCCGATCGGCCTCGGCGAGAACCTGTACACGCTTCAACAGTTCAACGAGTACCTCACGGCGGACGCGTGTGACTTCATTCAAGCGGACCTGGGGCGAGTCGGCGGGATCACCCCGTACATGGACATCGCCGCGCTCGGGCGGGCGTTCAACGCACCGATGATCCCGCACTTCGTGATGGAACTGAGCGCGACTGTTCTCTGTGCCGTTCCGAACGCCCTCGGCGCCGAGATGACCGACGGCGGCACGCTCACCGAATTGGGCGTGATCGAGCCCCACGTGCATGTCGACGGGTACTTCGTTCCTCGCAGCACTCCGGGCCTGGGGCTGGAGTTCAATCGGGCGCTGCTCTCCAAGAACGCCATCTGA
- a CDS encoding carbohydrate ABC transporter permease produces the protein MRTKTGSFQWLLSRSVLGIALVIILMMTLGPYVVMLLTSLTPASDLTAAGASLVPDSFTFDSYRQLLSTTPFLQYMTNSLVVAAIAVPLTLVVSTGAAIALSRFRFRGRQSFMTGLLLAQMFPAVLLVISLQGQLRSFGLMDSRFGLALVHAAFATPFAVWLLKGFADSIPRDIEEAGQIDGASTSQVIRKLVLPLLLPGMVAAGTYAFILTWNEFLYALTFTSSTGTRTLPIGLHLFIGEYQIRWDLLTAGGVLSVLPVIAGFLIVQRRLVAGLAAGAVKG, from the coding sequence ATGAGAACCAAGACCGGATCGTTCCAGTGGCTGCTGTCACGCTCGGTGCTCGGCATCGCCCTCGTCATCATCCTCATGATGACCTTGGGGCCCTACGTCGTCATGCTGCTCACCTCGTTGACCCCGGCGTCGGACCTCACGGCAGCCGGAGCGTCGCTGGTGCCCGACTCCTTCACGTTCGACTCCTACCGTCAGCTCCTCTCGACGACTCCGTTCCTGCAGTACATGACCAACAGCCTGGTGGTCGCGGCCATCGCGGTGCCCCTGACGCTGGTGGTTTCGACCGGAGCCGCAATCGCCCTGTCTCGTTTCCGGTTCAGAGGCAGGCAATCGTTCATGACGGGCCTGCTGCTCGCACAGATGTTCCCCGCGGTGCTGCTCGTGATCTCGTTGCAGGGTCAACTTCGCAGCTTCGGACTGATGGACTCAAGGTTCGGCCTGGCACTCGTGCATGCGGCCTTCGCGACGCCGTTCGCGGTCTGGCTTCTCAAGGGCTTCGCGGACTCGATCCCCCGGGATATCGAGGAGGCGGGTCAGATCGACGGGGCGAGCACCTCGCAGGTCATCCGCAAGCTGGTGTTGCCGCTGCTGCTCCCGGGAATGGTCGCGGCGGGAACCTATGCGTTCATCCTGACGTGGAACGAGTTCCTCTACGCATTGACGTTCACCTCCTCCACGGGGACGCGGACGTTGCCGATCGGACTGCATCTGTTCATCGGCGAGTACCAGATCCGATGGGATCTGCTGACCGCGGGCGGTGTGCTGTCGGTGCTCCCGGTGATTGCAGGGTTCCTCATCGTTCAGCGCCGGCTTGTCGCCGGGTTGGCCGCCGGTGCTGTCAAGGGTTAG